From a single Calditerrivibrio sp. genomic region:
- a CDS encoding 2Fe-2S iron-sulfur cluster-binding protein, whose translation MPEVIINGNSYRFEEGETILDIAKRNDIQIPVMCYLEHITPTGACRLCLVEVEGYSKPMAACVTYAVDGMKVLTDTEEVRKQRNRMMEFILIKHPLDCPVCDKAGECMLQDTAYSFGIREESVKSQKPNKPVFDWSMIVHDANLCILCERCVKVCHEITGNSALKIEDRGFNNIIVPVKGETLNCDFCGLCVDFCPVGALLDKPYKHSVRSWDLEKIKSVCVMCPLGCNVEYDVKEDEVYRARSTCDTFICALGRYTYKHPDNPARITYPSENSGGFKQIALEDLIQKVATNIRSAVNNYKSDSIALLLGSRLPTEAIFAYKRFAEKNGFRVLSDVDFEANGYYELYYKKFGSFASKGGISEIKNSDLIFVIGSDLSTEALGIKWNIMNAVIKNNSRLVTIGLKRYEYDFFTDASLLADYGNFASIFEQIKNGSDQISKDILEYIAKANRVTIIVGNEYINAETQLESVFAFADFIGQEKLHCFINVSDKTNINAIFKAGLGTKRSETAKFLTDLEDDKIKVIISAAFYPYNTFGTYKRLAKSISKAELIAVDMYENDFTKNAKYFIPVASSLEAEYSYLTLDGRLVKTKQVLNRRGASLTDVEFVGMLSKAFDDNIPTSGALYFDSFVSGKNGIPAITFEEIDGTIRITEDLQYNITSYTYNEPPKGTKEVYVNSKYHNGILTKYAAVKCEDELCKRDYYFEPSAQIISGPDACYAGSCSISTSVAKGVVLIPKV comes from the coding sequence ATGCCAGAAGTGATAATCAATGGAAATAGTTATAGGTTCGAAGAGGGAGAGACCATTCTTGATATAGCAAAAAGAAATGATATTCAAATACCTGTAATGTGTTACCTCGAACACATTACCCCAACAGGGGCCTGTAGATTGTGCCTTGTTGAGGTGGAGGGGTATTCGAAACCGATGGCTGCTTGCGTTACCTATGCGGTGGATGGAATGAAGGTACTTACTGATACTGAGGAAGTGAGAAAACAAAGAAATAGAATGATGGAGTTTATTCTAATAAAACATCCCCTCGATTGTCCGGTATGTGATAAAGCTGGTGAATGTATGCTTCAGGATACGGCTTACAGCTTTGGCATCAGAGAGGAATCTGTGAAATCCCAGAAACCAAACAAGCCTGTTTTTGATTGGAGTATGATAGTTCATGATGCAAACCTATGTATACTTTGTGAAAGATGTGTCAAAGTCTGCCATGAAATAACTGGGAACAGTGCCCTGAAGATAGAGGATAGAGGGTTTAATAATATCATTGTTCCAGTTAAGGGTGAAACCTTAAATTGCGATTTTTGTGGATTGTGCGTGGATTTTTGTCCTGTAGGTGCTCTGCTGGACAAGCCTTACAAACATAGTGTTCGCAGTTGGGATCTTGAAAAGATAAAAAGTGTTTGTGTGATGTGCCCATTGGGGTGTAATGTGGAATACGATGTGAAGGAGGATGAGGTCTACAGGGCGAGGTCAACATGTGATACCTTTATATGTGCGTTGGGCAGATACACCTACAAACATCCGGATAACCCTGCGAGGATAACTTACCCTTCAGAAAACAGTGGAGGGTTTAAACAGATTGCGTTAGAGGATCTTATACAAAAAGTGGCTACCAACATCAGATCTGCTGTAAACAATTATAAAAGCGATTCAATAGCGTTGCTTTTGGGTAGTAGATTGCCAACAGAGGCTATTTTTGCGTACAAGCGTTTTGCTGAAAAAAATGGGTTCAGGGTTTTATCAGATGTGGATTTTGAGGCAAACGGTTATTATGAGCTATACTATAAAAAGTTTGGTTCATTTGCCAGCAAAGGCGGTATAAGTGAGATAAAGAATTCTGATCTTATATTTGTAATAGGATCAGATCTTTCTACTGAGGCTTTGGGGATCAAGTGGAATATCATGAATGCAGTGATAAAAAACAACTCTAGACTTGTTACCATAGGCCTTAAACGTTACGAATATGATTTCTTTACTGATGCCTCACTGCTTGCAGATTATGGTAACTTTGCAAGTATATTCGAACAAATTAAAAATGGCTCAGATCAGATTTCAAAGGATATCTTAGAATATATAGCTAAAGCAAATAGGGTGACCATTATTGTAGGCAATGAATATATAAATGCTGAGACCCAGCTCGAATCTGTGTTTGCCTTTGCTGATTTTATTGGTCAGGAGAAGTTACACTGTTTTATAAATGTAAGCGACAAAACAAATATAAACGCCATATTTAAAGCTGGGCTTGGGACAAAAAGATCTGAAACAGCTAAGTTTTTGACAGATCTTGAGGATGATAAGATAAAGGTTATTATATCTGCAGCATTTTATCCCTACAACACCTTTGGAACATATAAGCGATTAGCAAAATCGATTTCAAAAGCTGAGCTAATAGCAGTGGATATGTACGAGAATGACTTTACTAAAAATGCTAAATACTTTATCCCTGTGGCTTCGTCTTTAGAAGCTGAGTATAGCTACCTGACGTTGGATGGAAGATTAGTAAAGACTAAACAGGTATTAAATCGTAGGGGAGCATCGTTAACGGACGTTGAGTTTGTGGGTATGTTGTCTAAAGCATTTGATGATAACATTCCTACTAGTGGTGCCCTTTATTTTGACAGCTTTGTATCTGGTAAAAATGGTATCCCTGCAATAACCTTCGAAGAGATCGATGGCACCATTAGGATAACCGAAGATCTCCAGTATAACATAACTTCATATACCTACAACGAACCACCTAAGGGGACAAAAGAGGTGTATGTCAACTCTAAATATCACAATGGGATACTTACAAAATATGCTGCAGTAAAGTGTGAAGATGAGTTATGTAAGAGAGATTATTATTTTGAGCCGTCAGCACAGATCATATCCGGGCCGGATGCCTGTTATGCTGGTAGCTGTAGTATTAGTACTTCGGTTGCTAAAGGGGTTGTTTTAATTCCAAAAGTGTGA